In Papio anubis isolate 15944 chromosome 17, Panubis1.0, whole genome shotgun sequence, the following are encoded in one genomic region:
- the SPHK1 gene encoding sphingosine kinase 1 isoform X2 yields the protein MSAQVLGFLRSWAPLPLAAPRDPAAAGNDAGAPTATAPDGEGEPHSRPCDARLGSTDKELKAEAAATGSAPTAPGTPRQREPRVEVMDPAGGPRGVLPRSCRVLVLLNPRGGKGKALQLFRSHVQPLLAEAEISFTLMLTERRNHARELVRSEELGRWDALVVMSGDGLMHEVVNGLMERPDWETAIQKPLCSLPAGSGNALAASLNHYAGYEQVTNEDLLTNCTRLLCRRLLSPMNLLSLHTASGLRLFSVLSLAWGFIADVDLESEKYRRLGEMRFTLGTFLRLAALRTYRGRLAYLPVGRAGSKTPTSPVVVQQGPVDAHLVPLEEPVPSHWTVVPDQDFVLVLALLHSHLGSEMFAAPMGRCAAGVMHLFYVRAGVSRAMLLRLFLAMEKGRHMEYECPYLVYMPVVAFRLEPEDGRGVFTVDGELMVSEAVQGQVHPNYFWMVSDCVEPLPSWKPQQTPPPEEPL from the exons ATGTCCGCTCAAGTTCTGGGATTTTTACGCAGCTGGGCTCCCCTCCCCCTGGCAGCCCCGAGGG ATCCAGCCGCCGCAGGGAATGACGCCGGTGCTCCTACAGCCACGGCTCCGGACGGGGAGGGCGAGCCCCACAGCCGGCCCTGCGACGCCCGCCTGGGCAGCACCGATAAGGAGCTGAAGGCAGAAGCCGCCGCCACGGGCAGTGCCCCGACAGCGCCAGGGACCCCCCGGCAGAGGGAGCCACGGGTCGAGGTTATGGATCCAG CGGGCGGCCCCCGGGGCGTGCTCCCGCGGTCCTGCCGCGTGCTGGTGCTGCTGAACCCGCGTGGCGGCAAGGGCAAGGCCCTGCAGCTCTTCCGGAGTCACGTGCAGCCCCTTTTGGCTGAGGCTGAAATCTCCTTCACGCTGATGCTCACTG AGCGGCGGAACCATGCGCGGGAGCTGGTGCGGTCGGAGGAGCTGGGCCGCTGGGACGCTCTGGTGGTCATGTCTGGAGACGGACTGATGCACGAG GTGGTGAACGGGCTCATGGAGCGGCCTGACTGGGAGACCGCCATCCAGAAGCCCCTGTGTAGCCTCCCAGCAGGCTCTGGCAACGCGCTGGCAGCTTCCTTGAACCATTATGCTGG CTATGAGCAGGTCACCAATGAAGACCTCCTGACCAACTGCACGCGGTTGCTGTGCCGCCGGCTACTGTCGCCCATGAACTTGCTGTCTCTGCACACGGCTTCGGGGCTGCGCCTCTTCTCTGTGCTAAGCCTGGCCTGGGGCTTCATTGCTGATGTGGACCTAGAGAGTGAGAAGTATCGGCGCCTGGGGGAGATGCGCTTCACTCTGGGCACCTTCCTGCGTCTGGCAGCCCTGCGCACTTACCGTGGCCGACTGGCCTACCTCCCTGTAGGAAGAGCCGGCTCTAAGACACCTACTTCCCCCGTTGTGGTCCAGCAGGGCCCCGTAGATGCACACCTTGTGCCACTGGAGGAGCCAGTGCCCTCTCACTGGACAGTGGTGCCCGACCAGGACTTCGTGCTGGTGCTAGCGCTGCTGCACTCGCACCTGGGCAGCGAGATGTTTGCGGCACCCATGGGCCGCTGTGCAGCTGGTGTCATGCATCTGTTCTATGTGCGGGCGGGAGTGTCTCGGGCCATGCTGCTGCGCCTCTTCCTGGCCATGGAGAAGGGCAGGCATATGGAATATGAATGCCCTTACTTGGTATACATGCCTGTGGTCGCCTTCCGCTTAGAGCCCGAGGATGGGAGAGGTGTGTTTACAGTGGATGGGGAATTGATGGTTAGCGAGGCTGTGCAGGGCCAGGTGCACCCAAACTACTTCTGGATGGTCAGTGATTGCGTGGAGCCCCTGCCCAGCTGGAAGCCCCAGCAGACGCCACCTCCAGAAGAGCCCTTATGA
- the SPHK1 gene encoding sphingosine kinase 1 isoform X1 produces the protein MRERATPRAWSRDLVGPSPPLGAAARDSASAVFSPSDPAAAGNDAGAPTATAPDGEGEPHSRPCDARLGSTDKELKAEAAATGSAPTAPGTPRQREPRVEVMDPAGGPRGVLPRSCRVLVLLNPRGGKGKALQLFRSHVQPLLAEAEISFTLMLTERRNHARELVRSEELGRWDALVVMSGDGLMHEVVNGLMERPDWETAIQKPLCSLPAGSGNALAASLNHYAGYEQVTNEDLLTNCTRLLCRRLLSPMNLLSLHTASGLRLFSVLSLAWGFIADVDLESEKYRRLGEMRFTLGTFLRLAALRTYRGRLAYLPVGRAGSKTPTSPVVVQQGPVDAHLVPLEEPVPSHWTVVPDQDFVLVLALLHSHLGSEMFAAPMGRCAAGVMHLFYVRAGVSRAMLLRLFLAMEKGRHMEYECPYLVYMPVVAFRLEPEDGRGVFTVDGELMVSEAVQGQVHPNYFWMVSDCVEPLPSWKPQQTPPPEEPL, from the exons ATGCGGGAGCGCGCAACTCCCCGCGCGTGGTCCCGGGATTTAGTCGGGCCCTCCCCGCCTTTGGGAGCTGCGGCTCGGGACTCCGCCAGCGCTGTCTTCTCTCCCTCAGATCCAGCCGCCGCAGGGAATGACGCCGGTGCTCCTACAGCCACGGCTCCGGACGGGGAGGGCGAGCCCCACAGCCGGCCCTGCGACGCCCGCCTGGGCAGCACCGATAAGGAGCTGAAGGCAGAAGCCGCCGCCACGGGCAGTGCCCCGACAGCGCCAGGGACCCCCCGGCAGAGGGAGCCACGGGTCGAGGTTATGGATCCAG CGGGCGGCCCCCGGGGCGTGCTCCCGCGGTCCTGCCGCGTGCTGGTGCTGCTGAACCCGCGTGGCGGCAAGGGCAAGGCCCTGCAGCTCTTCCGGAGTCACGTGCAGCCCCTTTTGGCTGAGGCTGAAATCTCCTTCACGCTGATGCTCACTG AGCGGCGGAACCATGCGCGGGAGCTGGTGCGGTCGGAGGAGCTGGGCCGCTGGGACGCTCTGGTGGTCATGTCTGGAGACGGACTGATGCACGAG GTGGTGAACGGGCTCATGGAGCGGCCTGACTGGGAGACCGCCATCCAGAAGCCCCTGTGTAGCCTCCCAGCAGGCTCTGGCAACGCGCTGGCAGCTTCCTTGAACCATTATGCTGG CTATGAGCAGGTCACCAATGAAGACCTCCTGACCAACTGCACGCGGTTGCTGTGCCGCCGGCTACTGTCGCCCATGAACTTGCTGTCTCTGCACACGGCTTCGGGGCTGCGCCTCTTCTCTGTGCTAAGCCTGGCCTGGGGCTTCATTGCTGATGTGGACCTAGAGAGTGAGAAGTATCGGCGCCTGGGGGAGATGCGCTTCACTCTGGGCACCTTCCTGCGTCTGGCAGCCCTGCGCACTTACCGTGGCCGACTGGCCTACCTCCCTGTAGGAAGAGCCGGCTCTAAGACACCTACTTCCCCCGTTGTGGTCCAGCAGGGCCCCGTAGATGCACACCTTGTGCCACTGGAGGAGCCAGTGCCCTCTCACTGGACAGTGGTGCCCGACCAGGACTTCGTGCTGGTGCTAGCGCTGCTGCACTCGCACCTGGGCAGCGAGATGTTTGCGGCACCCATGGGCCGCTGTGCAGCTGGTGTCATGCATCTGTTCTATGTGCGGGCGGGAGTGTCTCGGGCCATGCTGCTGCGCCTCTTCCTGGCCATGGAGAAGGGCAGGCATATGGAATATGAATGCCCTTACTTGGTATACATGCCTGTGGTCGCCTTCCGCTTAGAGCCCGAGGATGGGAGAGGTGTGTTTACAGTGGATGGGGAATTGATGGTTAGCGAGGCTGTGCAGGGCCAGGTGCACCCAAACTACTTCTGGATGGTCAGTGATTGCGTGGAGCCCCTGCCCAGCTGGAAGCCCCAGCAGACGCCACCTCCAGAAGAGCCCTTATGA
- the SPHK1 gene encoding sphingosine kinase 1 isoform X3, whose product MDPAGGPRGVLPRSCRVLVLLNPRGGKGKALQLFRSHVQPLLAEAEISFTLMLTERRNHARELVRSEELGRWDALVVMSGDGLMHEVVNGLMERPDWETAIQKPLCSLPAGSGNALAASLNHYAGYEQVTNEDLLTNCTRLLCRRLLSPMNLLSLHTASGLRLFSVLSLAWGFIADVDLESEKYRRLGEMRFTLGTFLRLAALRTYRGRLAYLPVGRAGSKTPTSPVVVQQGPVDAHLVPLEEPVPSHWTVVPDQDFVLVLALLHSHLGSEMFAAPMGRCAAGVMHLFYVRAGVSRAMLLRLFLAMEKGRHMEYECPYLVYMPVVAFRLEPEDGRGVFTVDGELMVSEAVQGQVHPNYFWMVSDCVEPLPSWKPQQTPPPEEPL is encoded by the exons ATGGATCCAG CGGGCGGCCCCCGGGGCGTGCTCCCGCGGTCCTGCCGCGTGCTGGTGCTGCTGAACCCGCGTGGCGGCAAGGGCAAGGCCCTGCAGCTCTTCCGGAGTCACGTGCAGCCCCTTTTGGCTGAGGCTGAAATCTCCTTCACGCTGATGCTCACTG AGCGGCGGAACCATGCGCGGGAGCTGGTGCGGTCGGAGGAGCTGGGCCGCTGGGACGCTCTGGTGGTCATGTCTGGAGACGGACTGATGCACGAG GTGGTGAACGGGCTCATGGAGCGGCCTGACTGGGAGACCGCCATCCAGAAGCCCCTGTGTAGCCTCCCAGCAGGCTCTGGCAACGCGCTGGCAGCTTCCTTGAACCATTATGCTGG CTATGAGCAGGTCACCAATGAAGACCTCCTGACCAACTGCACGCGGTTGCTGTGCCGCCGGCTACTGTCGCCCATGAACTTGCTGTCTCTGCACACGGCTTCGGGGCTGCGCCTCTTCTCTGTGCTAAGCCTGGCCTGGGGCTTCATTGCTGATGTGGACCTAGAGAGTGAGAAGTATCGGCGCCTGGGGGAGATGCGCTTCACTCTGGGCACCTTCCTGCGTCTGGCAGCCCTGCGCACTTACCGTGGCCGACTGGCCTACCTCCCTGTAGGAAGAGCCGGCTCTAAGACACCTACTTCCCCCGTTGTGGTCCAGCAGGGCCCCGTAGATGCACACCTTGTGCCACTGGAGGAGCCAGTGCCCTCTCACTGGACAGTGGTGCCCGACCAGGACTTCGTGCTGGTGCTAGCGCTGCTGCACTCGCACCTGGGCAGCGAGATGTTTGCGGCACCCATGGGCCGCTGTGCAGCTGGTGTCATGCATCTGTTCTATGTGCGGGCGGGAGTGTCTCGGGCCATGCTGCTGCGCCTCTTCCTGGCCATGGAGAAGGGCAGGCATATGGAATATGAATGCCCTTACTTGGTATACATGCCTGTGGTCGCCTTCCGCTTAGAGCCCGAGGATGGGAGAGGTGTGTTTACAGTGGATGGGGAATTGATGGTTAGCGAGGCTGTGCAGGGCCAGGTGCACCCAAACTACTTCTGGATGGTCAGTGATTGCGTGGAGCCCCTGCCCAGCTGGAAGCCCCAGCAGACGCCACCTCCAGAAGAGCCCTTATGA
- the UBE2O gene encoding (E3-independent) E2 ubiquitin-conjugating enzyme isoform X4, with product MRSTDSQCGTVIDVNIDCAVKLIGTNCIIYPVNSKDLQHIWPFMYGDYIAYDCWLGKVYDLKNQIILKLSNGARCSMNTEDGAKLYDVCPHVSDSGLFFDDSYGFYPGQVLIGPAKIFSSVQWLSGVKPVLSTKSKFRVVVEEVQVVELKVTWITKSFCPGGTDSVSPPPSVITQENLGRVKRLGCFDHAQRQLGERCLYVFPAKVEPAKIAWECPEKNCAQGEGSMAKKVKRLLKKQVVRIMSCSPDTQCSRDHSMEDPDKKGETKAKSEAESASPEETPDGSASPVEMQDEGAEEPHEAGEQLPPFLLKEGRDDRLHSAEQDADDEAADDTDDTSSVTSSASSTTSSQSGSGTSRKKSIPLSIKNLKRKHKRKKNKITRDFKPGDRVAVEVVTTMTSADVMWQDGSVECNIRSNDLFPVHHLDNNEFCPGDFVVDKRVQSCPDPAVYGVVQSGDHLGRTCMVKWFKLRPSGDDVELIGEEEDVSVYDIADHPDFRFRTTDIVIRIGNTEDGAPHKEDEQPSVGQVARVDVSSKVEVVWADNSKTIILPQHLYNIESEIEESDYDSVEGSTSGASSDEWEDDSDSWETDNGLVEDEHPKIEEPPILPLEQPAAPEEDKGVVISEEAATAAVQGAVAMAAPMAGLMEKAGKDGPPKSFRELKEAIKILESLKNMTVEQLLTGSPTSPTVEPEKPTREKKFLDDIKKLQENLKKTLDNVAIAEEEKMEAVPDVERKEDKPEGQSPVKAEWPSETPVLCQQCGGKPGVTFTSAKGEVFSVLEFAPSNHSFQKIEFQPPEAKKFFSTVRKEMALLATSLPEGIMVKTFEDRMDLFSALIKGPTRTPYEDGLYLFDIQLPNIYPAVPPHFCYLSQCSGRLNPNLYDNGKVCVSLLGTWIGKGTERWTSKSSLLQVLISIQGLILVNEPYYNEAGFDSDRGLQEGYENSRCYNEMALIRVVQSMTQLVRRPPEVFEQEIRQHFSTGGWRLVNRIESWLETHALLEKAQALPNGVPKASSSPEPPAVAELSDSGQQEPEDGGPAPGEVSQGSDSEGGAQGLASASRDHTDQTSETAPDASVPPSVKPKKRRKSYRSFLPEKSGYPDIGFPLFPLSKGFIKSIRGVLTQFRAALLEAGMPECTEDK from the exons ATGCGATCCACC gacAGTCAGTGTGGCACGGTGATCGACGTCAACATCGACTGTGCCGTCAAGCTCATCGGCACCAACTGCATCATCTATCCTGTAAACAGCAAGGACCTACAGCACATCTGG CCCTTCATGTATGGGGACTACATTGCCTATGACTGCTGGCTGGGGAAGGTCTACGACTTGAAGAACCAGATCATCCTGAAGCTATCCAACGGTGCCAG GTGCTCCATGAACACGGAAGATGGCGCCAAGCTCTACGACGTCTGCCCGCACGTCAGCGACTCG GGTCTCTTCTTTGACGATTCCTACGGCTTCTACCCAGGCCAGGTGCTCATTGGCCCTGCCAAGATCTTCTCCAGTGTCCAATGGCTGTCAGGTGTCAAGCCTGTGCTCAGCACCAAGAGCAAGTTCCGAGTGGTGGTGGAAGAG GTGCAGGTTGTAGAGTTGAAAGTTACATGGATTACCAAAAGTTTCTGTCCAGGGGGCACGGACAGCGTCAGCCCCCCACCCTCTGTCATCACCCAGGAAAACCTAGGCAG GGTGAAGCGTCTCGGATGCTTTGACCATGCTCAGCGGCAGCTTGGGGAGCGCTGTCTGTATGTCTTCCCAGCCAAGGTAGAGCCAGCCAAGATTGCCTGGGAATGTCCAGAAAAAAACTGCGCCCAGGGGGAGGGCTCTATGGCCAAGAAG GTGAAGCGCCTGTTAAAGAAGCAGGTTGTGCGGATCATGTCGTGCTCCCCAGACACCCAGTGTTCCCGGGACCATTCCATGGAAGACCCAGACAAGAAGGGGGAAACCAAAGCCAAGAGTGAAGCAGAGTCTGCCAGTCCCGAGGAGACGCCTGATGGCTCTGCCAGTCCAGTGGAGATGCAGGACGAAGGTGCAGAGGAGCCCCACGAGGCAGGAGAGCAGCTGCCCCCATTCCTGCTAAAAGAAGGCAGAGATGACAGGCTGCACTCGGCAGAGCAGGACGCAGATGATGAGGCTGCTGACGACACGGACGACACCAGCTCAGTGACCTCCTCTGCCAGCTCCACCACTTCCTCCCAGAGCGGCAGTGGCACGAGTCGCAAAAAGAGCATCCCCTTGTCCATCAAGAACTTAAAGCGCAAACacaagaggaagaagaataaaatcaCTCGAGATTTCAAGCCAGGGGACAG GGTGGCAGTGGAGGTGGTGACCACGATGACCTCAGCCGATGTGATGTGGCAGGATGGCTCTGTGGAATGCAACATCCGCTCCAACGACCTCTTTCCTGTGCACCACCTGGACAACAACGAGTTCTGCCCCGGAGACTTCGTGGTAGATAAGCGAG TCCAGAGCTGTCCAGACCCTGCTGTCTACGGCGTGGTACAGTCTGGGGACCACCTCGGCCGTACCTGCATGGTGAAGTGGTTCAAGCTGCGGCCGAGTGGGGACGACGTGGAG CTGATTGGAGAAGAGGAAGACGTGAGTGTTTACGACATTGCTGACCACCCTGACTTTAGGTTCCGTACAACTGACATCGTCATCCGCATCGGCAATACTGAGGACGGGGCTCCTCACAAGGAGGATGAG CAGCCATCGGTGGGCCAGGTGGCCCGTGTGGACGTCAGCAGCAAGGTGGAGGTGGTGTGGGCTGACAACTCAAAGACCATCATCCTGCCCCAG CACTTGTACAACATCGAGTCTGAGATTGAGGAGTCAGACTACGATTCGGTAGAAGGCAGCACCAGCGGGGCATCCTCGGATGAATGGGAAGATGATAGTGACAGCTGGGAGACGGACAATGGGCTGGTGGAGGATGAGCACCCCAAGATAGAGGAGCCCCCCATCCTACCCCTAGAGCAGCCAGCGGCCCCTGAGGAGGACAAGGGAGTGGTGATCAGTGAAGAGGCAGCCACAGCTGCTGTCCAAGGGGCTGTGGCCATGGCCGCCCCCATGGCCGGGCTGATGGAGAAGGCTGGCAAGGACGGGCCACCCAAGAGCTTCCGGGAGTTGAAAGAGGCCATCAAAATCCTGGAAAGCCTCAAGAACATGACCGTGGAGCAGCTGCTGACAGGCTCGCCCACCTCTCCGACTGTGGAGCCTGAGAAGCCAACTCGGGAGAAGAAGTTTCTAGATGACATTAAGAAGCTACAGGAAAACCTCAAGAAGACCCTGGACAATGTGGCCATTGCAGAGGAGGAGAAGATGGAGGCAGTGCCCGACGTAGAGCGCAAGGAGGACAAGCCCGAGGGGCAGTCACCTGTGAAGGCTGAGTGGCCCAGCGAGACCCCGGTGCTCTGCCAGCAGTGTGGTGGCAAGCCTGGTGTCACCTTCACCAGCGCCAAGGGCGAGGTCTTCTCCGTGCTAGAGTTTGCACCCT CAAATCATTCTTTTCAGAAAATTgagttccagcctccagaagcCAAGAAGTTCTTCAGCACAGTGCGGAAGGAGATGGCGCTGCTGGCTACCTCGCTGCCTGAGGGCATCATGGTCAAGACTTTTGAAGACAGAATG GACCTCTTCTCAGCCCTCATCAAGGGCCCCACTCGAACCCCCTACGAAGATGGCCTCTACTTGTTTGACATCCAGCTCCCCAACATCTACCCAGCCGTGCCCCCCCACTTCTGCTACCTCTCCCAATGCAGTGGCCGCCTGAACCCCAACCTGTATGACAATGGGAAGGTGTGCGTCAGCCTCCTGGGCACCTGGATTGGAAAG GGGACAGAGAGGTGGACGAGCAAGTCCAGCCTTCTCCAGGTGCTCATCTCCATCCAAG GTCTCATCCTGGTAAATGAACCATACTACAACGAAGCTGGCTTCGACAGTGACCGGGGCCTGCAGGAAGGCTATGAGAACAGTCGCTGCTACAATGAGATGGCGCTGATCCGCGTGGTGCAATCCATGACCCAGCTGGTGCGGCGGCCCCCCGAGGTCTTTGAGCAGGAGATCAGGCAACACTTTAGCACTGGTGGCTGGCGGCTGGTGAACCGCATCGAGTCCTGGCTGGAAACCCATGCCCTGCTGGAGAAGGCCCAGGCGCTGCCCAACGGGGTCCCCAAAGCCAGCAGCTCACCAGAGCCCCCAGCTGTAGCCGAGCTCTCAGACTCCGGCCAACAAGAACCTGAGGATGGAGGGCCAGCCCCAGGAGAGGTCTCCCAGGGTTCAGACTCAGAGGGCGGTGCCCAGGGCCTGGCCTCAGCTAGCAGGGACCACACAGACCAGACTTCGGAGACCGCACCAGACGCATCAGTGCCACCCAGTGTCAAACCAAAGAAGCGGAGAAAGAGCTACCGGAGCTTCTTACCTGAGAAGAGTGGCTACCCTGACATCGGCTTCCCCCTCTTCCCACTTTCCAAGGGTTTCATCAAGAGCATCCGGGGTGTCCTGACGCAGTTCCGGGCTGCGCTGCTAGAGGCAGGCATGCCGGAGTGCACAGAGGACAAGTAG